One Chaetodon trifascialis isolate fChaTrf1 chromosome 21, fChaTrf1.hap1, whole genome shotgun sequence genomic window carries:
- the LOC139349445 gene encoding putative zinc finger protein 286B, with protein sequence MSKLERLNARVAKLLTEAVQEVLEVVKETVSEYQEKTARTQRENESLKRRLQELRGKMMRVSIDVVATSSPLPEVEEDTQNEQDLGLTLRQITELPATEQNLVSSHQPDRDVKQESKQQEDYNNTESQAECSVAQAAEHCKAQSEEVVHVTEEAVTVPTSHSPNSDACTSHSSTSLGVNFAVIKREPERTDCTTSVPPCLQEQYSGCVDLSCNSSRHSSAETQRSQVSAEPCGLVFVHSNHTVPRRHAFVKTNRTAFDGRKIRMEHFRRDDPHSCVVCGKTFSRVGNLRIHQRCHTGEKPYGCIQCGRRFSQAGDLKKHKRVHTGEKPYYCNQCGKSFSRGENLKRHQKIHIGEILQLQQVWREQQQ encoded by the exons ATGTCTAAACTGGAACGTTTGAACGCTCGTGTGGCCAAGCTCCTGACTGAGGCGGTGCAGGAGGTTCTGGAGGTGGTGAAGGAGACGGTGTCAGAGTACCAGGAGAAAACTGCCAGAACCCAGAGAGAGAACGAGAGTCtgaagaggaggctgcaggagctTCGTGGCAAGATGATGAGAGTCAGCATAG ATGTTGTAGCTACAAGTAGCCCGTTACCTGAAGTAGAAGAAGACACACAGAATGAGCAGGATTTGGGGCTCACTTTGAGGCAGATCACAGAACTCCCTGCAACAGAGCAAAACCTGGTAAGCAGCCACCAACCCGACCGTGACGTGAAGCAGGAATCCAAACAACAGGAGGACTACAATAACACAGAATCACAAGCTGAGTGCAGCGTGGCACAAGCAGCAGAACATTGCAAAGCACAATCAGAGGAGGTGGTACATGTCACTGAGGAGGCAGTGACAGTCCCCACATCACACAGCCCAAACAGTGATGCATGCACCTCTCACTCCAGCACCTCACTCGGGGTAAACTTTGCGGTTATCAAAAGAGAGCCAGAACGAACAGACTGCACAACGTCGGTACCGCCATGTCTTCAGGAACAATATAGCGGTTGTGTGGATTTAAGCTGCAACTCTTCTCGTCACAGCTCTGCTGAGACACAGAGGTCACAAGTGAGCGCTGAACCATGCGGACTTGTCTTTGTCCACTCAAATCACACCGTACCTAGGAGGCATGCATTTGTAAAAACCAACAGGACTGCATTTGACGGGAGAAAAATCAGGATGGAGCACTTCAGGAGAGATGACCCACACTCGTGTGTTGTATGCGGAAAGACATTCAGCCGGGTCGGGAACTTGAGAATCCACCAGCGTTGTCATACAGGGGAGAAGCCGTATGGCTGCATACAGTGTGGGAGACGTTTTAGCCAGGCTGGAGACCTGAAGAAACACAAGAGggtccacacaggggagaaacctTATTACTGCAACCAGTGTGGAAAGAGCTTCAGTCGGGGGGAGAATCTGAAAAGACACCAGAAGATCCACATTGGAGAGATTTTACAGTTGCAGCAAGTGtggagggagcagcagcagtga
- the LOC139349448 gene encoding zinc finger and SCAN domain-containing protein 21-like isoform X2, with protein MSKIERLNARVEKLLSKAVQEVLEVVKETVSEYQEKTARTQRENQSLKRRLQELQDKFKLEGNVIAPQISPELHLMGQKQKEELEEDIELIPSDKDIAAICPSYSFEDLDCDASISSSATHCLSPRAAAAPHFSGGNLSNQRTVKTETDKGLSAPISNRVVTAATVSENDPKMKVEPTSDEDAVHTTNHLCDDADTSIPSLHRLNLEHPQVNSGPYRQSGIVFSLDQNGVQEQVSQRFGSTEKQHTTQTTAAGSSSKAFQRNVRKHYSCSLCGRTFRHAGDYKKHSRVHTGEKPYCCSVCGKSFSQSGYLTVHLRYHTGEKPFGCSHCGKSFSHSSNMKKHQQTHL; from the exons ATGTCCAAAATCGAGCGCCTGAATGCCCGAGTGGAAAAGCTGCTGTCTAAAGCGGTGCAGGAGGTTCTGGAGGTGGTGAAAGAGACGGTGTCAGAGTACCAGGAGAAAACTGCCAGAACACAGAGGGAGAACCAGAGTCtgaagaggaggctgcaggagctgcaggataAGTTCAAACTGGAAGGCAATG TAATTGCGCCCCAGATTTCCCCTGAGCTGCATCTCATGggtcagaaacagaaagaagagcTGGAAGAGGACATTGAACTCATCCCCTCTGATAAGGACATTGCAGCGATTTGTCCCTCATATTCATTTGAAGACCTTGACTGTGACGCATCCATCTCATCATCAGCCACCCACTGTCTCTCCCCCAGAGCTGCTGCGGCACCACATTTCAGTGGCGGTAACTTGAGCAATCAAAGGACTGTTAAGACAGAGACTGATAAAGGATTGTCAGCACCAATTTCAAACCGTGTTgtcactgcagccacagtcTCTGAAAATGATCCAAAAATGAAAGTAGAGCCTACATCAGATGAAGACGCCGTGCACACTACAAATCACCTCTGTGATGATGCAGATACAAGCATTCCCTCCTTACACAGACTAAACCTGGAACATCCTCAAGTCAATTCAGGACCCTACAGACAGTCAGGCATTGTCTTCAGCCTGGACCAAAATGGCGTACAAGAGCAAGTATCTCAAAGATTCGGCagtacagaaaaacaacacactactcaaacaacagcagctggttCAAGCTCTAAAGCGTTCCAGAGAAACGTCCGAAAACACTACAGCTGCTCGCTCTGCGGCCGCACCTTCAGACACGCAGGCGACTACAAGAAGCACAGCAGGGTGCACACGGGGGAGAAGCCGTACTGCTGCTCGGTGTGCGGGAAGAGCTTCAGTCAGTCGGGCTACCTCACAGTGCACCTGCGCTACCACACGGGAGAGAAGCCGTTCGGCTGCAGTCACTGTGGCAAAAGTTTTAGTCACTCGAGTAACATGAAGAAACACCAGCAAACTCATCTGTGA
- the LOC139349448 gene encoding zinc finger and SCAN domain-containing protein 21-like isoform X1 — protein sequence MKMSKIERLNARVEKLLSKAVQEVLEVVKETVSEYQEKTARTQRENQSLKRRLQELQDKFKLEGNVIAPQISPELHLMGQKQKEELEEDIELIPSDKDIAAICPSYSFEDLDCDASISSSATHCLSPRAAAAPHFSGGNLSNQRTVKTETDKGLSAPISNRVVTAATVSENDPKMKVEPTSDEDAVHTTNHLCDDADTSIPSLHRLNLEHPQVNSGPYRQSGIVFSLDQNGVQEQVSQRFGSTEKQHTTQTTAAGSSSKAFQRNVRKHYSCSLCGRTFRHAGDYKKHSRVHTGEKPYCCSVCGKSFSQSGYLTVHLRYHTGEKPFGCSHCGKSFSHSSNMKKHQQTHL from the exons ATGAAGATGTCCAAAATCGAGCGCCTGAATGCCCGAGTGGAAAAGCTGCTGTCTAAAGCGGTGCAGGAGGTTCTGGAGGTGGTGAAAGAGACGGTGTCAGAGTACCAGGAGAAAACTGCCAGAACACAGAGGGAGAACCAGAGTCtgaagaggaggctgcaggagctgcaggataAGTTCAAACTGGAAGGCAATG TAATTGCGCCCCAGATTTCCCCTGAGCTGCATCTCATGggtcagaaacagaaagaagagcTGGAAGAGGACATTGAACTCATCCCCTCTGATAAGGACATTGCAGCGATTTGTCCCTCATATTCATTTGAAGACCTTGACTGTGACGCATCCATCTCATCATCAGCCACCCACTGTCTCTCCCCCAGAGCTGCTGCGGCACCACATTTCAGTGGCGGTAACTTGAGCAATCAAAGGACTGTTAAGACAGAGACTGATAAAGGATTGTCAGCACCAATTTCAAACCGTGTTgtcactgcagccacagtcTCTGAAAATGATCCAAAAATGAAAGTAGAGCCTACATCAGATGAAGACGCCGTGCACACTACAAATCACCTCTGTGATGATGCAGATACAAGCATTCCCTCCTTACACAGACTAAACCTGGAACATCCTCAAGTCAATTCAGGACCCTACAGACAGTCAGGCATTGTCTTCAGCCTGGACCAAAATGGCGTACAAGAGCAAGTATCTCAAAGATTCGGCagtacagaaaaacaacacactactcaaacaacagcagctggttCAAGCTCTAAAGCGTTCCAGAGAAACGTCCGAAAACACTACAGCTGCTCGCTCTGCGGCCGCACCTTCAGACACGCAGGCGACTACAAGAAGCACAGCAGGGTGCACACGGGGGAGAAGCCGTACTGCTGCTCGGTGTGCGGGAAGAGCTTCAGTCAGTCGGGCTACCTCACAGTGCACCTGCGCTACCACACGGGAGAGAAGCCGTTCGGCTGCAGTCACTGTGGCAAAAGTTTTAGTCACTCGAGTAACATGAAGAAACACCAGCAAACTCATCTGTGA
- the pkmyt1 gene encoding membrane-associated tyrosine- and threonine-specific cdc2-inhibitory kinase, with protein MSVAVETTVSGVSLPLPTHFSHAEQSFSLKKRRLPFSSSSASSASYSSPARHSHSLPPLPPSKGCPPLSRMFPQHPSPWTPLSCSLSKTPPPNSVYDPGKQESYFNQCFTNLGLLGRGSFGEVYKVQSNRDGLQYAVKRSAHRFRGSSERNRSVREARNHERLCPHPHILHFVAAWEECGRLYIQTELCSTSLLLHAESQPPGPDESAAWAYLCDLLSALQHLHSHGFVHLDLKPANVLMTESGRLKLGDFGLLLELKQKSTEPVEGKVKEDGQEGDPRYMAPELLRGEYGPAADVFSLGVSILELACNIEVPNGGEGWQQLRQGCLPSEFTSSLSAELQTVLRKMLAPEPSERPTVSELLALPSVWKHRWKRRIYLLVAESALKLVAFCQLFMCFGCRLLSSLHLSSLPHWTKPAPCTPPKDSCDRDLTLPLSAMYADSDSPEDDAVFLLEPTDPELSPTFLNRVKSRLSVESTSTPLPGSQAHSHRSPRHTPTHSNLGDWSSCDLAQTPSSIHSNGSCHTLTPSASPMHTEKSKRSRYSSPAKSSQRRGRSCIQAKEALLLPSFEPKNLLSLFEETTP; from the exons ATGTCAGTGGCAGTAGAAACCACAGTGTCCGGggtctctctcccccttccgACCCACTTCTCCCACGCAGAGCAGTCCTTCTCTCTCAAAAAGCGCCGTCTGCCTTTTTCCTCATCGTCTGCGTCCAGCGCGTCTTACTCTTCGCCTGCCAGGCACTCACATTCTCTGCCCCCACTGCCACCTTCCAAGGGATGTCCCCCTCTCAGCAGGATGTTCCCCCAGCATCCGTCCCCCTGGACACCCTTGTCTTGTTCCCTTAGTAAGACTCCCCCTCCAAATTCTGTATACGATCCAGGCAAACAGGAGTCCTATTTTAATCAGTGCTTCACAAATTTGGGCCTGCTGGGAAGAGGATCCTTCGGAGAGGTGTACAAG GTACAAAGCAACCGGGATGGCCTTCAATATGCAGTCAAGCGCTCTGCTCATCGCTTCAGAGGCAGCAGCGAGAGGAACCGGAGTGTGAGGGAAGCCAGGAATCATGAGCGCCTGTGTCCTCATCCTCACATCCTGCATTTTGTGGCAGCCTGGGAGGAGTGTGGCCGACTATACATTCAGACAGAGCTGTGTAGCACCAGCTTGCTGCTCCATGCTGAGAGCCAGCCTCCTGGCCCGG ATGAGTCTGCAGCATGGGCCTACCTGTGCGACCTCCTCTCAGCACTACAACACTTACACTCTCATGGTTTTGTGCATCTGGACCTCAAGCCTGCTAATGTCCTTATGACTGAGTCTGGGCGTCTCAAGCTTGGAGACTTCGGGCTGCTGCTTGAGCTCAAACAAAAGAGTACAGAGCCTGTAGAGGGAAAAGTGAAAGAGGATGGCCAGGAGGGAGATCCCAGGTACATGGCCCCTGAGCTGCTCCGTGGGGAGTATGgacctgctgcagatgttttcag TTTGGGTGTTTCTATCCTGGAGCTTGCCTGTAATATTGAGGTTCCAAATGGTGGAGAGGGCTGGCAACAGCTCAGACAAGGCTGCCTTCCCTCAGAGTTTACCAGCA GCCTGTCAGCTGAGCTTCAGACAGTACTGCGGAAGATGCTGGCCCCAGAACCATCTGAGAGGCCGACAGTCTCTGAGCTTCTCGCACTCCCCTCTGTTTGGAAACACCGGTGGAAAAGGCGCATCTATCTACTGGTCGCCGAGAGCGCACTGAAACTGGTCGCCTTCTGTCAG CTGTTCATGTGCTTTGGGTGTAGACTCTTGTCTTCCCTTCActtgtcctctctccctcattgGACCAAGCCAGCGCCCTGCACTCCTCCAAAGGATAGCTGTGACAGGGATTTAACCCTGCCCCTCAGTGCCATGTATGCCGACTCAGATAGCCCAGAGGatgatgcagtgtttctgttggaGCCCACAGACCCAGAGCTCTCCCCCACTTTCTTGAACAG GGTCAAATCCAGATTGTCTGTGGAAAGCACATCCACTCCTCTCCCAGGTTCACAGGCACACAGTCATCGAAGTCCTcgacacacacccactcactcaAATCTGGGTGATTGGTCCTCCTGTGACTTAGCACAGACCCCCTCCAGCATCCACTCAAATGGTTCCTGCCACACACTGACACCCAGTGCGAGTCCCATGCACACAGAAAAGTCCAAACGCAGCCGATATTCTTCACCCGCCAAGTCCTCGCAGCGACGTGGCCGCAGCTGCATCCAAGCGAAGGAGGCTTTACTCCTACCCAGCTTTGAACCAAAGAACCTGCTCAGTCTGTTTGAGGAAACAACTCCATGA
- the LOC139350223 gene encoding elongin-B-like, with product MDVFLMIRRHKTTIFTDAKESTTVYELKRIVEGILKRTPEDQRLYKDDQLLEDSKTLGDCGFTNQTARPQAPATVGLAFRINDEMFEQLHIEAFSSPPELPDVMKPQDSGSTANEQAVQ from the exons ATG GACGTGTTCTTAATGATCCGGCGTCACAAGACCACAATCTTCACAGATGCCAAGGAGTCCACCACTGTCTATGAGCTGAAGCGCATCGTCGAAGGAATTCTTAAGAGAACACCTGAAGACCAGAGGCTCTACAAA GATGACCAGTTGTTAGAGGACAGCAAAACTCTGGGTGACTGTGGCTTCACCAACCAGACTGCCAGACCTCAAGCCCCAGCTACAGTTGGTCTGGCCTTCCGCATTAATG ATGAGATGTTCGAACAGCTGCACATCGAGGCCTTCTCCAGCCCCCCAGAACTCCCTGATGTGATGAAACCTCAGGACTCTGGTAGCACTGCCAACGAACAGGCTGTGCAGTGA
- the LOC139349539 gene encoding transforming growth factor beta-1-induced transcript 1 protein-like isoform X1, which translates to MDDLGVPEPPNYPLSPRIVVFDALLADLENTGSPLARCPVLLTSDPPQNADTTEDSTPTRPPPPAYTPQQTVSAAMKSNQNSSPDKLYSTVCKPRSPRATDPPPAFSSSSLLGGGLSELDHLLQELNATQFNITDEILAQFPSSKKDERDKIKDKATTSSSSSAKPSATSATLELDKLMASLSDFRVQSTPAAPVSPVVTAPQQPAAPPQPSSGGSLDSMLGLLQSDLSRQGVQTSSKGNCSACQKPVVGQVVTALGKVWHPEHFVCTECETELGSRNFFEKDGRPYCESDYFTLFSPHCAQCNKPILNKMVTALDKNWHPECFCCVKCSRAFGEEGFHDREGQQYCQQCFLTLFASRCQGCSQPILENYISALNSLWHPQCFVCRECYSPFVNGSFFEHEGNPLCEAHYHQSRGSMCQACQQPILGRCVTAMGAKFHPHHLVCHFCLKPLSKGCFKEQENKPYCHPCFIKLFG; encoded by the exons ATGGACGATTTGG GAGTGCCTGAGCCACCTAACTACCCTCTCAGTCCTCGTATTGTTGTGTTTG ATGCCCTCCTCGCTGATCTAGAGAACACCGGCTCTCCTCTCGCTCGGTGTCCTGTCCTGCTCACCTCTGACCCTCCGCAAAACGCTGACACCACCGAGGACTCCACTCCCACCCGGCCACCGCCACCCGCCTACACCCCGCAGCAG ACGGTTTCTGCCGCCATGAAATCCAACCAGAACTCCAGCCCAGACAAATTATACAG CACAGTGTGTAAACCACGCTCTCCCCGCGCAACAGACCCTCCTCcagccttctcctcctcctcgctgttgGGAGGAGGTCTGAGTGAACTGGACCATCTGTTGCAGGAGCTAAACGCCACCCAGTTCAACATCACAG ATGAGATCCTGGCTCAGTTCCCTTCTTCTAAGAAAGATGAGAGGGACAAGATTAAGGATAAGGCCACAACCTCCTCTTCCAG CTCCGCAAAGCCTTCAGCAACATCCGCCACACTGGAATTGGACAAACTGATGGCTTCTCTGTCGGACTTCAGAGTCCAGAGCACA CCAGCTGCGCCTGTCAGTCCAGTGGTGACGGCACCGCAGCAGCCCGCCGCCCCCCCACAGCCCTCATCCGGCGGCTCGCTGGACAGCATGCTGGGGCTGCTTCAGTCAGACCTGAGTCGACAAGGAGTTCAAACATCCTCCAAGGGCAACTGTTCAGCTTGTCAAAAGCCAGTGGTAGGACAG GTGGTAACAGCCCTGGGAAAGGTGTGGCACCCAGAGCACTTTGTGTGCACCGAGTGTGAGACGGAGTTAGGCAGTCGCAACTTCTTTGAGAAGGACGGACGGCCGTACTGCGAGTCGGACTACTTCACCCTCTTCTCCCCTCACTGTGCACAGTGCAACAAGCCCATCCTAAAT AAAATGGTCACCGCTCTGGATAAGAACTGGCACCcagagtgtttctgctgtgtgaagtGCAGCCGGGCGTTTGGAGAGGAAG GTTTCCATGACCGTGAGGGCCAGCAGTACTGCCAGCAGTGCTTCTTGACTCTGTTTGCTTCCCGCTGTCAAGGCTGCAGCCAGCCCATTCTGGAAAACTACATCTCAGCTCTCAACTCTCTCTGGCACCCACAATGCTTCGTATGCAGG GAGTGCTACAGCCCCTTCGTCAACGGCAGCTTCTTCGAACACGAGGGGAACCCCCTCTGCGAGGCCCACTACCACCAGTCCCGTGGTAGCATGTGCCAGGCCTGCCAGCAGCCGATCCTGGGCCGCTGCGTCACCGCCATGGGGGCCAAATTCCACCCCCACCACCTCGTTTGTCACTTCTGCCTGAAGCCCCTGAGCAAAGGCTGCTTCAAGGAGCAGGAGAACAAGCCCTACTGCCACCCGTGCTTCATCAAACTCTTCGGCTGA
- the LOC139349539 gene encoding transforming growth factor beta-1-induced transcript 1 protein-like isoform X2 codes for MDDLDALLADLENTGSPLARCPVLLTSDPPQNADTTEDSTPTRPPPPAYTPQQTVSAAMKSNQNSSPDKLYSTVCKPRSPRATDPPPAFSSSSLLGGGLSELDHLLQELNATQFNITDEILAQFPSSKKDERDKIKDKATTSSSSSAKPSATSATLELDKLMASLSDFRVQSTPAAPVSPVVTAPQQPAAPPQPSSGGSLDSMLGLLQSDLSRQGVQTSSKGNCSACQKPVVGQVVTALGKVWHPEHFVCTECETELGSRNFFEKDGRPYCESDYFTLFSPHCAQCNKPILNKMVTALDKNWHPECFCCVKCSRAFGEEGFHDREGQQYCQQCFLTLFASRCQGCSQPILENYISALNSLWHPQCFVCRECYSPFVNGSFFEHEGNPLCEAHYHQSRGSMCQACQQPILGRCVTAMGAKFHPHHLVCHFCLKPLSKGCFKEQENKPYCHPCFIKLFG; via the exons ATGGACGATTTGG ATGCCCTCCTCGCTGATCTAGAGAACACCGGCTCTCCTCTCGCTCGGTGTCCTGTCCTGCTCACCTCTGACCCTCCGCAAAACGCTGACACCACCGAGGACTCCACTCCCACCCGGCCACCGCCACCCGCCTACACCCCGCAGCAG ACGGTTTCTGCCGCCATGAAATCCAACCAGAACTCCAGCCCAGACAAATTATACAG CACAGTGTGTAAACCACGCTCTCCCCGCGCAACAGACCCTCCTCcagccttctcctcctcctcgctgttgGGAGGAGGTCTGAGTGAACTGGACCATCTGTTGCAGGAGCTAAACGCCACCCAGTTCAACATCACAG ATGAGATCCTGGCTCAGTTCCCTTCTTCTAAGAAAGATGAGAGGGACAAGATTAAGGATAAGGCCACAACCTCCTCTTCCAG CTCCGCAAAGCCTTCAGCAACATCCGCCACACTGGAATTGGACAAACTGATGGCTTCTCTGTCGGACTTCAGAGTCCAGAGCACA CCAGCTGCGCCTGTCAGTCCAGTGGTGACGGCACCGCAGCAGCCCGCCGCCCCCCCACAGCCCTCATCCGGCGGCTCGCTGGACAGCATGCTGGGGCTGCTTCAGTCAGACCTGAGTCGACAAGGAGTTCAAACATCCTCCAAGGGCAACTGTTCAGCTTGTCAAAAGCCAGTGGTAGGACAG GTGGTAACAGCCCTGGGAAAGGTGTGGCACCCAGAGCACTTTGTGTGCACCGAGTGTGAGACGGAGTTAGGCAGTCGCAACTTCTTTGAGAAGGACGGACGGCCGTACTGCGAGTCGGACTACTTCACCCTCTTCTCCCCTCACTGTGCACAGTGCAACAAGCCCATCCTAAAT AAAATGGTCACCGCTCTGGATAAGAACTGGCACCcagagtgtttctgctgtgtgaagtGCAGCCGGGCGTTTGGAGAGGAAG GTTTCCATGACCGTGAGGGCCAGCAGTACTGCCAGCAGTGCTTCTTGACTCTGTTTGCTTCCCGCTGTCAAGGCTGCAGCCAGCCCATTCTGGAAAACTACATCTCAGCTCTCAACTCTCTCTGGCACCCACAATGCTTCGTATGCAGG GAGTGCTACAGCCCCTTCGTCAACGGCAGCTTCTTCGAACACGAGGGGAACCCCCTCTGCGAGGCCCACTACCACCAGTCCCGTGGTAGCATGTGCCAGGCCTGCCAGCAGCCGATCCTGGGCCGCTGCGTCACCGCCATGGGGGCCAAATTCCACCCCCACCACCTCGTTTGTCACTTCTGCCTGAAGCCCCTGAGCAAAGGCTGCTTCAAGGAGCAGGAGAACAAGCCCTACTGCCACCCGTGCTTCATCAAACTCTTCGGCTGA
- the patl2 gene encoding protein PAT1 homolog 2 has product MDCGLLQAMAEEDEEINVYNEETFGMDLDAHGTTEDPSSSLHEFGELPPPPPPPPPPPPPPPQLYTKPPSRHSSPSPPRQRPQYLPRAPPGQRGRGRGQRRGLGRGQMFEDPAVMRIVQGQPSLKGLDSAIVDCGNTMHWNTFEDDYLSPSSRKTRRISGSIFQDSAIVCVIDGRRGQHLTSNFLDLPYPVSSFRGRRGEPRGPYPRRHFGQRGPSQMYAPMVPGSPILLRQPLTPRQHYNQTGGFRFPGSRPCPSTPQSLTPKMMQLRFGANSPRPSPFYSPLSNSVQHFRYPGPVTQLHPQHKRLLHQKQRIFQRKPEGWDPYCNLMTAKEKEWITRLQMIQLQSEHPYLEDYYYQEYYRRIEAKMAEEELGIRGKREPPKLTTPFITKTDSYTPVVHIEGSLGQVAVSTCYTPRRAISAVHAVQAQGPLEEQKDIRQQRLEVLSKIEKLFIVLLEVEEMERMKTTILSEAEETRLMEKMQRKVEHIYSQLQHHDPLDSGGEFLPFLLVSKGKRLVARLLPFLKHDTALKILSIVTLNLPSLMSRDTEEALPVLYPPLRNVIGGLTFSQLIGVLKSLTSESLATHECLTLACQNKFGLSLLYALLSHGEKLLSSGVPLEPSIGDFETWTDTIFQVAGQLSQCSLVEPLLLPSNLLTLFCRYLDKRTVHQLKSNMESATGFLALPS; this is encoded by the exons ATGGACTGTGGGCTCCTGCAGGCCATggcagaggaggatgaggagatcAACGTCTACAATGAGGAGACGTTTGGAATGG ATCTAGACGCACACGGGACCACAGAGGACCCCAGTAGCAGTCTCCATGAGTTTGGAGAGCTGccgccacctccaccacctccacctccacctccaccaccaccaccacagttATACACCAAACCACCATCCCGCCACagctctccctcccctcccagACAGAGGCCACAGTATTTGCCCCGGGCTCCCCCAGGGCAGCGTGGCAGAGGTCGGGGACAGAGAAGAGGGCTGGGCAGGGGGCAGATGTTTGAAGACCCAGCTGTGATGAGGATAGTGCAGGGGCAACCGAGCCTCAAG GGTCTTGACAGCGCCATAGTGGACTGTGGGAACACCATGCACTGGAATACCTTTGAGGACGAT TATTTGTCACCATCTTCCAGAAAGACGAGAAGAATCTCCGGATCAATATTTCAG GACAGTGCTatagtgtgtgtgattgatggTCGCAGAGGTCAGCACCTGACCTCCAACTTCCTGGATTTGCCATATCCTGTCTCTTCCTTCAGGGGCAGGAGAGGGGAACCCAGAGGACCCTACCCCAGAAGACACTTTGGCCAAAGAGGCCCCTCTCAG ATGTATGCGCCCATGGTACCAGGATCACCCATCCTTTTACGTCAACCGTTAACCCCTCGGCAACATTACAATCAG ACAGGAGGTTTCAGGTTTCCTGGGAGCCGGCCTTGCCCGTCCACTCCTCAGTCCCTGACTCCTAAGATGATGCAACTTCGCTTCGGTGCCAACTCACCAAGACCGTCCCCCTTTTACAGCCCCTTGTCTAATTCAGTGCAACATTTCAG GTACCCCGGTCCTGTCACCCAGCTGCACCCACAACATAAGCGACTACTTCATCAAAAACAACGTATATTCCAAAG AAAACCCGAGGGCTGGGATCCGTACTGCAATCTCATGACGGCCAAAGAGAAGGAGTGGATCACCAGGCTGCAGATGATTCAGCTGCAAAGTGAGCATCCGTACCTTGAGGACTACTATTACCAG GAGTACTATCGGCGAATAGAAGCAAAGATGGCAGAGGAAGAGTTGGGTATCAGGGGCAAGAGGGAGCCACCCAAGCTCACCACACCTTTCATCACAAAAACAGACTCCTACACACCAG TTGTGCACATTGAAGGCTCTTTGGGTCAAGTCGCCGTGTCCACATGTTACACTCCTCGCCGTGCCATCAGTGCAGTTCATGCAGTCCAAGCTCAAGGTCCACTCGAG GAACAAAAAGACATCAGACAGCAGCGGTTAGAGGTCCTTAGTAAAATAGAAAAG TTGTTCATAGTTCTGTTGGAGGtcgaggagatggagaggatgaAAACCACAATCTTGTCTGAAGCAGAAGAAACAAGGTTGATGGAGAAAATGCAGAGGAAAGTGGAGCACATCTACTCCCAGCTGCAACATCATGACCCCCT AGACTCAGGAGGAGAGTTTCTCCCCTTCCTGCTGGTCTCAAAAGGCAAAAGGCTAGTCGCCCGTCTGCTCCCGTTCCTCAAACATGATACTGCACTGAAAATCTTGAGCATTGTGACCTTGAATCTACCTTCACTGATGAGCAGAGATACTGAAGAG GCTCTTCCTGTGCTCTACCCGCCTCTTCGAAATGTGATTGGAGGCCTGACTTTCAGTCAGCTCATCGGGGTCCTCAAAAGTCTGACATCCGAGTCTCTGGCGACACACGAGTGCCTCACGCTGgcatgtcagaacaag tttgGACTGTCCTTACTGTATGCTCTCCTGTCCCATGGAGAGAAGCTGCTGTCTTCAGGTGTTCCTCTAGAGCCCAGCATCGGTGACTTTGAGACCTG GACTGACACAATATTCCAGGTGGCGGGGCAGCTGTCCCAGTGTTCACTGGTGGAGCCGCTCCTCCTGCCCTCGAACCTGCTCACTCTCTTCTGCCGTTACCTGGACAAGCGCACTGTGCATCAGCTGAAAAGCAACATGGA GTCTGCAACTGGATTCCTGGCTCTTCCATCGTAA